Proteins from a single region of Mytilus trossulus isolate FHL-02 chromosome 2, PNRI_Mtr1.1.1.hap1, whole genome shotgun sequence:
- the LOC134706281 gene encoding cilia- and flagella-associated protein 221-like produces MPSVSSMTRAVSGPLKGFQNDGSDGLLIDTMELVEPKRSKTVPNHLLETKIYSKVAQNAMVIAKPAVVHFGGFEADKKHVQKLSIVNASTDVIRMHIIPPQTKYFYIKYKKSERLVPGLTIDCTIEFTPDEWRYYYDCIRINCPGEQNLVIPIHAYPVMSTKEFPTNFTFPNVPVGHRMTQIFPLRCDAPIDFEFQLAYLQPHPAFTVDPMNGIIPAQGEADVAVTFAPFEFQTALMKIQLTISQFNSKPIVCQFTGSSVPGLLRDLSLRDYDHEVSEQNILDPRCVTPLERSRSKKKLRESKDEQPFKSQEIEYGGVRFPPNLETPYAVAQVLNQEPGKLRAKDLRETVLAKSKPDKSKKATRQMKEALFEHNVRQNVYEERQNQLRWQVKLGDDQITNDARASVLAARGEAWDEYVYKRRGDPVEEDEFVRTGTKCTLRRTFRDSSELAPEEALFDTYTNDLWAVRHRALSKFAQAARKVIIRSRADVKLKSLAMLVTEWKDKKFINSAVSNDQQDKMEEDAKKELIPTTLTMAYEKIHKFTFPTYVPPNVKDDMAPDALGKVPFKPTEVVVKTKVPYFGLKVPQTYRLMGYDIHESHTSASGYVAPKLARPLKTGAEDEVITLSAYQADTAAPRVVDVTEDGPITLPEGTEDFTKPDVVIQSHPQPVALTPPKALFHPIEYPPLHIFNPAPGLQVFQAPAPYAEVDPDFHLCPLPRYIRKDYATNQHAATQRKYLDREDVVRGVMTWKKFPSQGLTSLSNTPTLTNVWVPRWDDQFDDDLLPRDVPDLLDSLPDDDKQNILDEEEEEGRTTSRQEVTLTPEMVTAQFSLIDTSTPTDEKTSQDVFPYGNKLPTTNIPVSAYGPVPREKREEEIEFFMMKKYNKLGGKIQTKTTQLDNLITDPKLVLK; encoded by the exons ATGCCATCAGTGAGCTCAATGACGAGGGCCGTTTCCGGTCCTTTAAAAGGGTTCCAAAATGATGGTTCAGATGGTCTTTTGATAGACACTATGGAACTGGTGGAACCCAAACGCTCCAAGACAGTCCCAAATCATCTTCTTGAGACAA AGATATATTCAAAGGTTGCTCAAAATGCTATGGTTATTGCTAAACCAGCTGTGGTTCATTTTGGTGGATTTGAAGCTGACAAAAAACATGTTCAGAAACTTAGCATTGTAAATGCATCAACAGATGTCATAAGGATGCATATAATACCACCACAAACTAAATACTTctacattaaatataagaaaagt GAAAGATTAGTTCCTGGTTTAACAATAGACTGCACAATAGAGTTTACACCAGATGAATGGAGATATTATTATGACTGCATTAGAATTAATTGTCCG GGAGAACAGAATTTGGTTATTCCAATACATGCCTACCCTGTTATGAGTACCAAGGAATTTCCAACCAACTTTACGTTTCCAAACGTACCAGTAGGTCATAGAATGACACAAATTTTTCCATTAAGATGTGATGCACCAATAGATTTTGAATTTCAGTTAGCTTATTTACAACCTCATCCAGCTTTCACTGTTGATCCAATGAATG GTATTATACCAGCACAAGGAGAAGCAGATGTTGCAGTCACATTTGCCCCATTTGAGTTTCAGACTGCACTTATGAAGATACAGCTAACTATTTCACAGTTCAACTCCAAACCAATAGTATGTCAGTTCACAGGCTCATCTGTACCAGGGTTACTCAG ggACCTGTCTTTGAGGGATTATGACCATGAAGTATCAGAACAGAATATATTAGATCCTAGATGTGTAACCCCTTTAGAGAGATCAAGATCAAAGAAAAAACTCAGGGAATCAAAAGACGAACAACCTTTCAAATCacaa gAAATTGAATATGGAGGTGTGCGGTTTCCCCCAAACTTAGAAACACCATATGCAGTTGCACAAGTATTAAATCAAGAACCAGGCAAACTGAGAGCAAAAGATCTCAGAGAAA CTGTATTAGCCAAAAGTAAACCAGACAAATCAAAGAAAGCCACAAGACAGATGAAG GAAGCATTGTTTGAGCATAATGTACGGCAAAATGTTTATGAAGAAAGACAGAACCAGTTACGATGGCAGGTGAAGTTAGGTGATGATCAAATTACAAATGATGCTCGTGCAAGTGTCTTAGCTGCCAGAGGGGAAGCTTGGGACGAATATGTG TACAAGAGGAGAGGTGACCCTGTTGAGGAGGATGAATTTGTAAGAACTGGAACTAAGTGTACATTACGAAGGACTTTTAGAGATTCTTCAGAG TTGGCACCAGAGGAGGCTTTATTTGATACATACACCAATGATTTATGGGCTGTCAGACATAGAGCTTTAAGTAAATTTGCACAAGCAGCTAGAAAG gttATAATTAGGTCAAGAGCAGATGTGAAATTGAAGTCTTTAGCTATGCTTGTTACAGAATGGAAAgataaaaagtttataaatagtgCTGTGTCAA ATGACCAACAAGATAAAATGGAAGAAGATgctaaaaaagaattaatacCAACCACATTAACAATGGCTTATGAGAAGATTCATAAATTTACATTTCCTACTTATGTACCACCTAATGTCAAGGATGATATG GCACCAGATGCACTTGGAAAGGTACCCTTTAAACCTACAGAAGTTGTGGTCAAAACTAAAGTTCCTTATTTTGGATTAAAG GTACCCCAGACCTACAGACTTATGGGATATGATATACACGAGAGTCATACATCAGCTAGTGGATATGTAGCACCCAAACTTGCCAGGCCATTAAAGACAGGGGCTGAG GATGAAGTGATAACTTTGTCAGCTTACCAGGCTGATACAGCGGCTCCTCGAGTGGTAGATGTAACTGAGGACGGACCAATTACTCTGCCTGAAGGCACAGAGGACTTCACCAAACCTGATGTTGTTATACAGTCTCATCCACAGCCTGTAGCTTTAACTCCACCTAAAGCATTATTTCATCCAATTGAATATCCACCCCtacatatattt aaccCAGCTCCAGGTTTACAAGTATTCCAAGCTCCAGCTCCATATGCTGAGGTAGACCCTGATTTCCATTTATGTCCATTACCACGCTACATCAGGAAAGACTATGCTACAAATCAGCATGCAGCCACACAAAGGAAGTACCTAGATAGAGAG GATGTAGTCAGAGGTGTTATGACATGGAAAAAGTTCCCATCCCAAGGCCTGACATCATTATCCAACACACCTACATTAACTAATGTGTGGGTTCCAAGATG ggATGATCAATTTGATGATGATTTATTACCTAGAGATGTTCCAGATTTATTGGACTCCCTACCAGATGatgacaaacaaaatattctagATGA AGAGGAAGAGGAAGGCAGGACGACATCCCGACAGGAAGTAACATTAACACCTGAAATGGTGACAGCACAATTCTCTCTCATTGATACGTCTACTCCAACAGACGAGAAAACATCACA agaTGTATTCCCTTATGGCAATAAACTTCCAACAACAAACATTCCAGTATCAGCATATGGACCAGTTCCAAG aGAAAAGAGAGAAGAAGAAATAGAATTTTTcatgatgaaaaaatataacaaattaggAGGAAAAATACAGACAAAAACAACTCAACTAGACAATCTCATTACAGATCCTAAACTTGTGTTAAAGTGA